One Bacteroidota bacterium genomic window carries:
- a CDS encoding sulfide/dihydroorotate dehydrogenase-like FAD/NAD-binding protein: MHQILHKEYLSEKVVKFEILAPQIAKKRMAGHFVIVKIGQKGERIPLTISSANLNTGTITLIVQKVGVTSHKLAMLEIDDYITDIVGPLGQPTHIENFGTVLCAGGGVGVAPLLPIVEELKKKGNRVITVLAARSKDLVILEKEIRASSDQVIIMTDDGSYGKKGLVTNGMEEVILNQKIDLAITIGPAIMMKFTSLLTKKYIIPTLASLNSIMVDGTGMCGACRVSVSNKTKFVCVDGPEFDAHQIDFDELLMRLGGYQEDEMKALDSYSKLNN; encoded by the coding sequence ATGCACCAGATTTTACACAAAGAATACCTTTCTGAAAAGGTAGTGAAATTCGAAATCTTAGCACCACAAATAGCTAAAAAACGCATGGCCGGTCATTTTGTTATTGTGAAGATTGGCCAAAAAGGTGAAAGGATTCCGCTAACCATATCGTCGGCCAATTTAAATACGGGCACCATTACACTGATTGTTCAAAAAGTTGGAGTCACCAGCCATAAGCTGGCTATGCTCGAAATAGACGATTACATTACCGATATAGTAGGTCCCCTTGGGCAACCAACACACATAGAGAATTTTGGCACTGTGCTATGTGCAGGGGGCGGTGTGGGTGTAGCTCCTTTATTGCCCATTGTGGAGGAGTTGAAGAAAAAAGGCAACAGAGTTATCACCGTGCTCGCAGCCCGATCAAAAGACCTTGTAATACTTGAAAAAGAAATACGCGCCTCTTCCGATCAGGTAATTATCATGACCGACGATGGAAGCTATGGCAAAAAAGGTCTGGTTACTAATGGTATGGAAGAAGTAATATTGAACCAAAAAATAGACCTTGCCATTACCATTGGCCCTGCCATTATGATGAAGTTCACAAGCCTTCTAACTAAAAAATATATCATTCCAACCCTGGCTAGTTTAAACAGCATTATGGTCGATGGCACCGGAATGTGCGGTGCCTGCAGGGTGTCGGTAAGTAATAAAACAAAATTTGTATGTGTCGATGGGCCTGAATTTGATGCACACCAGATCGATTTCGACGAACTACTTATGCGTTTGGGTGGATACCAGGAAGATGAGATGAAGGCCTTAGATTCTTATTCGAAACTGAATAATTAA
- the gltA gene encoding NADPH-dependent glutamate synthase encodes MTVVQNSNSGRNEHWRVELRENIKAKERSAIERVKMPEAEALTRIKSNVEVNSGISRQQAQQEAKRCLDCATPTCIDGCPVGIDIPGFIKHIEAGNMEEAVRTMKRTNTFPAVCGRVCPQEVQCEAKCTYVKIKKPPVAIGYLERYIADFEIESCSTFLPRIKPANNIKVAVVGSGPAGMAAASDLAKNGYDVTVFEALHDFGGVLRYGIPEFRLPNYIIDREVNLLKQMGVKFEKNFIVGKTASFDDLKEEGYRGFFVGSGAGLPNFMNIPGENYNGILSANEYLTRVNLMGANQPGYDTPVLKGTNVAVIGGGNTAMDSVRTARRMGAKRAMIIYRRSLDEMPARKEEITHAIEEGVEIHTLTNPVEYLADSQGRVNRMIVQKMELGEPDSSGRRKPVAIAGSEYSIDVDLVIVSVGVSPNPIIAQSTPELKVSKWGTIEVDNATMKSNLPGIFAGGDIVRGGATVILAMGDGRKAAKAMDTYLKI; translated from the coding sequence ATGACAGTGGTCCAAAACTCGAATTCTGGTCGCAATGAACACTGGAGAGTTGAATTACGCGAAAATATCAAAGCAAAAGAACGCAGTGCTATCGAAAGAGTAAAAATGCCCGAAGCAGAAGCACTCACCCGCATAAAAAGCAATGTGGAAGTGAATAGCGGTATTTCGCGCCAACAGGCTCAGCAAGAGGCCAAGCGCTGCCTCGATTGTGCTACTCCAACTTGTATCGATGGTTGCCCTGTTGGTATTGACATACCTGGTTTTATCAAACACATCGAAGCTGGCAACATGGAAGAGGCTGTTCGCACTATGAAAAGAACCAATACTTTTCCGGCAGTATGCGGCCGTGTTTGTCCGCAGGAAGTACAATGCGAGGCAAAATGCACTTATGTTAAAATAAAAAAACCACCCGTAGCAATAGGTTACCTTGAACGCTACATTGCCGATTTCGAGATAGAAAGCTGCAGCACATTTTTACCACGGATAAAACCAGCCAATAACATAAAAGTTGCGGTGGTAGGATCAGGGCCAGCCGGAATGGCGGCTGCAAGTGACCTGGCAAAAAACGGATACGATGTAACAGTATTTGAAGCACTGCACGATTTTGGTGGTGTGCTTCGTTATGGGATACCCGAATTCAGACTGCCCAACTATATTATCGACAGAGAAGTAAACCTGCTTAAACAGATGGGAGTGAAATTTGAAAAGAATTTCATTGTAGGCAAAACAGCCTCTTTCGACGATTTAAAGGAGGAAGGATATCGTGGATTCTTTGTGGGAAGCGGAGCCGGCTTACCTAACTTTATGAATATCCCGGGAGAAAACTACAATGGTATACTATCAGCCAACGAATACCTAACCCGTGTTAACCTCATGGGAGCCAATCAGCCTGGATATGATACCCCAGTATTAAAAGGCACCAATGTAGCAGTTATCGGAGGCGGAAATACAGCAATGGATTCGGTACGTACCGCCCGTAGAATGGGAGCTAAAAGAGCCATGATAATTTACCGTCGTTCGCTCGATGAAATGCCCGCCCGTAAAGAAGAAATTACTCATGCCATCGAAGAAGGTGTTGAAATACATACGCTCACTAATCCTGTGGAATATCTGGCCGATTCGCAAGGACGTGTTAACAGGATGATTGTACAAAAAATGGAACTGGGCGAACCCGACAGCTCAGGACGTAGAAAACCTGTCGCCATAGCCGGATCGGAATACAGCATTGATGTGGACCTGGTAATTGTAAGTGTGGGAGTATCGCCAAATCCAATAATCGCGCAGAGCACACCAGAACTGAAAGTTTCGAAGTGGGGAACCATTGAGGTAGACAATGCCACCATGAAATCGAACCTGCCCGGTATTTTTGCGGGAGGTGATATTGTTCGGGGTGGCGCCACGGTGATACTTGCAATGGGCGATGGCCGTAAGGCAGCCAAAGCTATGGATACATACTTAAAAATATAA
- a CDS encoding DedA family protein → MHDLFNLVIDWYKENLNYGTITLLMAVESSFVPLPSELVIPPAAYLAHQGKLSMSLIILFSTIGCVIGAMFNYILSITVGRKVIYALANSKWARVFFINQHKLENAEAYFNKNGNTSTFIGRLIPGIRHLISIPAGLSKMNVKNFILYTFAGSAIWNTTLALMSYFLIDKWEVYFREITYGFIILGAGFIAYLIYKAVKRNNKNNGSK, encoded by the coding sequence ATGCACGACTTATTTAACCTCGTAATTGACTGGTACAAAGAAAATCTTAACTACGGCACCATCACATTGCTCATGGCAGTCGAAAGTTCATTTGTTCCTCTTCCTTCAGAATTGGTAATTCCACCAGCAGCATATCTGGCACATCAGGGCAAATTAAGTATGTCGTTAATAATACTTTTTTCGACCATTGGTTGTGTAATTGGTGCAATGTTTAATTATATTTTGTCTATCACTGTTGGACGGAAAGTGATCTATGCGCTGGCAAATTCAAAGTGGGCACGAGTTTTTTTTATTAATCAGCATAAGCTCGAAAATGCCGAAGCCTATTTCAACAAAAATGGTAATACTTCCACTTTTATTGGTCGACTAATACCTGGTATACGGCATCTGATTTCCATTCCGGCAGGTCTTTCGAAAATGAATGTAAAGAATTTTATTCTGTATACCTTTGCAGGTTCCGCTATCTGGAATACTACACTGGCTCTAATGAGCTATTTCCTAATCGATAAATGGGAAGTTTATTTCAGAGAAATAACCTATGGTTTTATTATTTTAGGCGCTGGATTTATTGCCTATCTTATTTACAAAGCAGTAAAAAGAAACAATAAGAATAACGGTTCGAAATAA
- the larC gene encoding nickel pincer cofactor biosynthesis protein LarC produces the protein MRILYYHCFAGISGDMNLAAMMDLGVPLEYLITELKKIKLDGYTILTSQDERMGISGTKVVINLTPKKNHTILSQQHHEHRNYADIKKLISESELDGKVKQTSLQIFEKIAVAEAKIHNKPVDIIHFHEVGAIDSIIDVVGAAICYHFIAPDKVLCSTIELGGGMVNCAHGTFPVPAPATAEILAEKPVRLGTVQVETTTPTGAAILASLVVEYTDQIEFRLSKTAYGIGHRKMKIPNVLRVHLAESTENDDLQMASAIIIETNIDDMPAEHFEYLIDLLMAAGAQDVYLTPVIMKKSRPATKISVLCAAGEQEELGRILLTESSSLGIRSYRVEKSMLRRQVVRVSTIYGNIDVKLGWMGNKLLKTKPEFDQCRAAAQQHKVPLNLVIKEVQKEIQKIEL, from the coding sequence ATGAGGATTCTATATTATCATTGTTTTGCTGGAATTAGCGGAGATATGAACCTGGCAGCTATGATGGATCTGGGTGTGCCACTGGAATATTTAATAACTGAGCTTAAAAAGATAAAGCTAGATGGCTATACCATTCTTACTTCTCAAGATGAAAGGATGGGGATATCCGGAACCAAGGTAGTGATTAACCTCACACCTAAAAAAAATCATACTATACTTTCACAGCAACATCATGAGCATCGTAACTATGCTGATATAAAAAAATTGATCTCCGAATCGGAACTCGATGGGAAAGTAAAACAAACAAGCTTACAAATTTTTGAGAAAATAGCTGTTGCGGAAGCTAAAATCCACAACAAACCAGTGGACATCATTCATTTTCATGAAGTTGGTGCTATCGATTCAATTATCGATGTGGTTGGGGCAGCCATTTGTTACCATTTTATTGCCCCAGACAAAGTGCTTTGTTCCACCATAGAGCTGGGAGGTGGCATGGTAAATTGTGCCCACGGAACATTCCCTGTACCCGCTCCTGCTACGGCTGAAATTCTTGCTGAAAAACCTGTTCGGCTTGGAACTGTGCAGGTTGAAACCACTACACCTACCGGTGCTGCTATTCTTGCAAGCCTGGTAGTTGAATATACCGACCAAATCGAATTTCGGTTATCGAAAACGGCTTATGGTATTGGCCACCGAAAGATGAAAATCCCTAATGTTCTAAGGGTTCATCTTGCCGAAAGCACCGAAAATGATGATCTGCAGATGGCTTCGGCAATAATTATCGAAACCAACATCGACGACATGCCCGCCGAGCATTTTGAATATCTTATCGATTTATTAATGGCAGCCGGGGCACAGGATGTTTATTTAACCCCGGTGATTATGAAAAAATCGCGGCCTGCAACAAAAATTAGCGTTTTGTGTGCTGCCGGCGAGCAGGAAGAACTGGGCCGGATACTTCTTACAGAAAGCAGTTCACTTGGAATACGCAGCTACCGGGTAGAAAAAAGTATGCTTCGGCGTCAGGTGGTAAGGGTAAGCACCATTTATGGTAACATCGATGTAAAACTCGGATGGATGGGAAACAAACTTTTAAAAACAAAGCCCGAATTCGACCAGTGTCGGGCAGCCGCTCAACAACACAAAGTACCATTAAACCTTGTTATTAAAGAGGTTCAGAAAGAAATACAGAAAATTGAATTATGA
- the larB gene encoding nickel pincer cofactor biosynthesis protein LarB, giving the protein MNEASINKILEAVSCGELDVASAMAQLKDFGYKDLGFAKIDNHRPLRTGYPEVIFCEGKTPAQVAEIFHYMNQGDQNILGTRANQDIFDAVKAQCNEAEYHKLARTITLKKVAQTPTKTHIALIAAGTSDLAVAEEAAITAEIFGNTIKRYYDVGVAGVHRFYSHINEIREAKVIIVVAGMEGALPSIVGGAVDKPVIAVPTSVGYGAAFHGLAALLGMLTSCASGVSVVNIDNGFGAGYLASMINKL; this is encoded by the coding sequence ATGAACGAAGCCTCCATAAATAAAATTCTCGAAGCAGTAAGTTGCGGCGAGTTGGATGTGGCCTCTGCCATGGCACAATTAAAGGATTTCGGTTATAAAGACCTTGGTTTCGCCAAAATCGATAATCACCGGCCATTGCGAACTGGATATCCGGAAGTAATATTCTGCGAAGGTAAAACGCCTGCCCAGGTTGCAGAAATCTTTCATTATATGAACCAGGGCGATCAGAACATTTTGGGCACAAGGGCAAACCAGGATATTTTCGATGCGGTAAAAGCACAATGCAATGAGGCCGAATACCACAAACTGGCACGCACCATTACCTTGAAAAAAGTTGCCCAAACACCAACAAAAACTCATATTGCACTGATTGCTGCAGGCACCAGCGATTTAGCGGTAGCAGAAGAAGCTGCAATAACTGCCGAGATTTTTGGAAACACCATTAAACGCTATTACGATGTGGGTGTTGCCGGTGTCCACCGGTTCTATAGTCATATAAACGAAATCAGGGAAGCAAAGGTAATTATTGTAGTGGCTGGCATGGAAGGTGCCCTGCCAAGCATTGTTGGCGGTGCAGTGGATAAACCCGTTATAGCTGTTCCAACTTCTGTGGGTTACGGCGCAGCCTTTCATGGTTTGGCTGCCTTGTTAGGCATGCTCACTTCATGTGCCAGCGGGGTTTCAGTAGTAAATATCGACAATGGTTTTGGCGCAGGTTACCTTGCAAGCATGATTAACAAGCTTTAG
- a CDS encoding WbqC family protein, with product MLQFKEPAYLSTAYLPNVQYISKLLWHPGSVIDIHETYQKQSFRNRCQILGSNGTLELSIPVIKPSGNRSATRDILIEYETNWMLVHWRAILSSYNQSPFFEIFEQELAHLYEKKEKFLIDFNQKVLLQLMSSLDSDVSINFSTEFPGKDKGIFDFRNSIHPKESKQKPDPHYKPIPYYQVFGAKFGFVPNLSFLDLMLNEGPQTIAICKNSYQQIE from the coding sequence ATGCTACAATTCAAAGAACCAGCTTATCTTTCAACAGCCTACCTGCCAAATGTGCAATACATTTCGAAACTTCTTTGGCATCCTGGTTCAGTGATTGATATCCACGAGACTTATCAGAAACAGTCTTTTCGGAATAGGTGCCAGATACTTGGGTCCAACGGCACACTCGAATTGAGTATTCCGGTTATAAAGCCCTCTGGCAACCGCTCTGCTACCAGGGATATTCTGATTGAATACGAAACAAACTGGATGCTAGTGCATTGGAGGGCTATCCTCTCTTCGTACAACCAATCGCCCTTCTTCGAAATTTTTGAGCAGGAACTGGCACATCTTTACGAGAAGAAAGAAAAATTTTTGATCGATTTTAACCAGAAAGTATTGCTGCAATTAATGTCTTCCCTGGATTCTGATGTAAGTATAAATTTTTCGACCGAATTCCCCGGTAAAGACAAAGGAATATTTGACTTCAGAAACTCTATACATCCGAAAGAAAGTAAACAAAAACCCGACCCACACTATAAACCTATTCCTTATTATCAGGTATTTGGTGCAAAATTTGGCTTTGTGCCTAACCTGAGTTTTCTAGACCTGATGCTCAATGAAGGCCCACAAACTATCGCTATCTGTAAAAATTCTTACCAGCAAATTGAATAA
- a CDS encoding acetyl-CoA hydrolase/transferase family protein has protein sequence MNYKVVSAEEAVKSIKSGDRVHLSSVAVTPHALIKAMVERGRKKELKNVKIHHIHTEGPAPYADAEFEGVFQLESFFVGGNVRKATQAGYADYIPVFLCETQKLIRQGYLPINVVMVQVSPPDKHGYVSLGTSVDATLAAIETAGVVIAQVNKYVPRTWGDAQINIRDIDLFVEHDEPLYLHHNPPITEIEAAIGRNVAALVEDGACLQMGIGGIPNAVLAQLGNHKDLGVHSEMFSDGLLPLIEKGVVNGKRKQIDNGKIVASFIMGTEKLYEFVDDNPMVAMMDVKHTNSVPSIRLNHKVTAINSALSVDITGQVCADSIGIKHYSGVGGQIDFIRGAGYSEGGKPIIAIPSVTAKGVSKITPTLLEGSGVVTTRANMHWLVTEHGAVNLYGKTLQERAKLIISIAHPDHREALDKAAFERFGPHFHYIG, from the coding sequence ATGAATTATAAAGTAGTTTCGGCTGAGGAGGCTGTAAAAAGCATCAAATCAGGCGATCGTGTTCACTTAAGCAGTGTGGCAGTAACACCACATGCCCTTATTAAGGCCATGGTGGAAAGAGGACGAAAAAAAGAGCTGAAAAATGTAAAAATACATCATATACATACGGAAGGCCCTGCTCCTTATGCCGATGCTGAATTTGAAGGTGTATTTCAACTCGAATCGTTTTTTGTTGGTGGCAACGTACGCAAAGCAACCCAGGCAGGTTATGCCGATTACATTCCGGTATTTCTTTGCGAAACACAAAAACTGATTCGTCAGGGTTACCTACCTATCAATGTAGTCATGGTGCAGGTTTCACCTCCCGATAAACATGGTTATGTATCGCTTGGCACTTCGGTCGATGCTACGCTCGCTGCCATCGAAACCGCTGGTGTGGTAATTGCCCAGGTTAACAAATATGTTCCCCGCACATGGGGCGATGCACAAATTAATATTCGCGATATCGATTTATTTGTAGAACACGACGAACCACTTTATTTACATCACAACCCCCCAATTACGGAAATAGAAGCAGCCATCGGCAGAAATGTTGCTGCTTTGGTAGAAGATGGAGCCTGCCTTCAGATGGGTATTGGTGGAATACCTAATGCAGTATTGGCACAATTAGGAAACCATAAAGACCTGGGGGTACATTCCGAAATGTTCTCCGACGGGCTTCTGCCGCTCATTGAAAAGGGAGTTGTGAACGGAAAACGTAAACAAATTGACAATGGCAAGATTGTAGCTTCCTTTATCATGGGAACCGAAAAATTGTATGAATTTGTCGACGACAACCCTATGGTTGCCATGATGGATGTGAAGCATACCAATTCGGTGCCCAGTATACGTCTGAACCACAAAGTAACCGCTATCAACTCGGCACTTTCCGTGGATATTACCGGACAGGTATGTGCCGACTCTATCGGCATAAAACACTATTCAGGTGTTGGTGGTCAAATTGACTTTATTCGCGGTGCTGGCTATTCCGAAGGAGGAAAACCCATTATTGCCATACCATCAGTGACTGCTAAAGGTGTATCGAAAATTACCCCTACCCTTCTCGAAGGCTCGGGAGTGGTAACAACCCGCGCCAATATGCACTGGTTGGTAACCGAACATGGTGCTGTGAACCTGTATGGAAAAACCCTGCAAGAAAGGGCTAAACTCATTATCTCTATCGCCCACCCCGACCACCGCGAAGCACTGGACAAAGCAGCTTTTGAACGATTTGGTCCGCACTTTCATTATATTGGATAG
- a CDS encoding transporter, with amino-acid sequence MELFFSDYFALFLIICLGFILGNIKIKGISLDVSAIIFVSLLFGHLGVELPDILGTIGLILFIYTIGMQAGPGFFDSFKTHGRKLVVLAVIVTISASILTLASIWFLNIDKNIAIGLLSGALTSTPGLAAAIVSTQSSLASIGYGIAYPFGVIGVILFVRLYPRLFKVNIAKEEEAYEANTQSHFDELYPRNFTVENEKVIGKSLAELRIRTITQAVISRISKDGEAFPPSPDTILQKGDLIRAVGSEEALRRIELLIGQSTEKEIPMGKNFELQSVLVTNKEVVNKSLGEFNLWGNYHATITRVRRSGIDITPNPQLRLLMGDKLMVACSRDNMKQVMSLFGNNDKKLSDTDFFPIAAGIVLGILLGQLSISFGDSFTFNLGLTGGILIISLLLGRIGKTGKVLWTMSASANQLLRQLGLMFFLASVGTNAGKTIVETFTTYGIMLFFIGVVLTIFPMIVAAIAARVFYKMNVLTMLGALTGAMTSTPGLAAVDPMTDTNAPSVAYATVYPIAMVFLIICIQVLCLF; translated from the coding sequence ATGGAACTGTTTTTCTCCGACTATTTCGCCCTCTTTTTAATCATTTGCCTGGGTTTTATACTCGGGAACATTAAAATAAAAGGGATTTCGCTCGATGTTTCAGCCATTATTTTTGTTTCACTCCTGTTTGGTCACCTGGGTGTTGAATTGCCCGATATACTAGGCACTATAGGTTTGATATTATTTATTTATACCATAGGCATGCAAGCCGGACCGGGTTTTTTTGATTCCTTTAAAACCCATGGGAGAAAGCTTGTTGTATTGGCTGTGATTGTTACAATTTCGGCCTCGATTTTAACTTTAGCCAGTATTTGGTTCCTGAATATTGATAAAAATATAGCCATTGGTTTGCTTTCCGGGGCACTTACTAGTACTCCCGGTTTGGCAGCAGCGATTGTGAGTACCCAATCTTCTTTGGCATCCATTGGTTATGGTATCGCTTATCCGTTTGGTGTTATTGGTGTAATTTTGTTTGTGAGGCTTTACCCCCGCTTGTTTAAGGTGAATATTGCAAAGGAAGAAGAAGCCTATGAGGCAAATACACAATCTCATTTTGATGAGCTTTATCCACGCAACTTTACGGTGGAAAATGAAAAGGTCATCGGAAAATCGCTTGCTGAATTACGAATCCGTACCATTACGCAAGCGGTGATATCAAGGATTTCAAAAGACGGTGAAGCATTCCCGCCTTCACCGGATACTATACTTCAAAAGGGAGATTTGATCAGGGCGGTGGGCTCAGAGGAAGCCTTACGCCGAATCGAACTGCTAATTGGTCAATCTACCGAGAAAGAGATCCCTATGGGAAAAAACTTTGAACTTCAATCGGTATTGGTAACGAATAAGGAAGTAGTAAATAAATCGCTTGGAGAATTTAACCTTTGGGGTAATTATCATGCCACCATCACCCGTGTAAGACGCAGTGGAATTGACATTACACCCAATCCGCAGTTGCGACTTCTAATGGGCGATAAACTGATGGTAGCCTGCAGCCGCGATAACATGAAACAGGTTATGAGCCTTTTTGGGAATAACGACAAAAAACTCTCCGACACCGATTTCTTTCCTATTGCTGCAGGCATTGTACTTGGCATTTTGTTGGGGCAGCTTTCCATTTCGTTTGGCGATTCGTTCACCTTCAATTTAGGACTTACAGGAGGTATTCTAATCATTTCCTTGCTTTTGGGTCGCATCGGAAAAACAGGTAAAGTATTATGGACCATGTCAGCCAGTGCCAATCAATTGCTACGCCAACTTGGACTTATGTTCTTTCTTGCCTCGGTTGGTACGAATGCCGGAAAAACCATTGTTGAAACTTTTACAACCTATGGTATCATGCTCTTTTTTATAGGCGTAGTTTTAACTATTTTTCCAATGATTGTAGCAGCCATTGCTGCCAGAGTATTTTATAAAATGAATGTGCTTACAATGCTTGGTGCTCTTACAGGCGCCATGACCAGTACTCCTGGTCTGGCTGCGGTAGATCCGATGACGGACACAAACGCTCCTTCAGTGGCATACGCTACAGTATATCCTATTGCTATGGTTTTTTTAATTATCTGCATTCAGGTCTTATGCCTTTTTTAA
- a CDS encoding DinB family protein: MRNGSDFSDIADRIEKLISGWEVRLLQLPMEARTERFNQQNRSIKQIIGHMIDSACNNHQRIVRLQYNETLEFPDYRPQNDIWIKVQHYQTEDWSLMINLWKYYNLHLCHLFLNVDENCLANSWTDADGVQVSLREMMEGYLVHFELHLYEIEDLIKQK; encoded by the coding sequence ATGCGAAATGGTTCGGACTTTAGCGACATCGCTGACAGAATAGAAAAACTGATTTCAGGTTGGGAAGTTAGATTACTTCAACTTCCCATGGAGGCGCGTACCGAGCGCTTCAATCAGCAAAACAGGAGTATTAAACAGATAATTGGGCACATGATTGATTCGGCGTGCAACAACCACCAACGTATCGTAAGGCTTCAATATAACGAAACACTCGAATTTCCGGATTACCGTCCACAAAACGACATCTGGATAAAAGTACAACACTATCAGACCGAAGACTGGAGCCTGATGATTAACCTATGGAAATACTATAACCTCCATCTCTGCCACCTTTTTTTAAATGTAGATGAAAACTGCCTTGCCAATAGCTGGACTGATGCCGATGGTGTGCAGGTATCGTTACGGGAAATGATGGAGGGCTACCTGGTTCATTTCGAATTGCACCTTTACGAAATTGAAGACTTGATAAAACAAAAATAA
- a CDS encoding proline--tRNA ligase, which produces MAKELTSRKENYSQWYNDLVMKADLAENSAVRGCMVIKPYGYAIWEKMQAALDKMFKDTGHVNAYFPLFIPKSFFSKEAAHVEGFAKECAVVTHYRLKTSDDGKGIVVDENAKLEEELIVRPTSETIIWHTYKNWIQSYRDLPILCNQWANVVRWEMRTRLFLRTAEFLWQEGHTAHATQDEAVEETKKMLEVYAHFAENFMALPVLKGLKSANERFAGAQDTYCIEALMQDGKALQSGTSHFLGQNFAKAFDVKYLSKESKLEYVWATSWGVSTRLMGALIMAHSDDNGLVLPPKLAPYHVVIVPIYKTPEQLAAISEQALQLKKNLEAKGITVKYDDRDTHKPGWKFAEYELKGFPVRIAIGPRDLENSTAEIARRDTLEKEIVALENIVNYVPDLLEAIQENIYKKAFDFRTENTRKADTWDEFVDLIENKGGFVLAHWDGTTETEVTIKDKTKATIRCIPLEPSEEGPGKCILSGKPSARRVVFARAY; this is translated from the coding sequence ATGGCAAAAGAATTAACAAGTAGAAAAGAGAATTATTCGCAGTGGTACAACGACCTTGTGATGAAGGCCGATTTGGCCGAAAACTCAGCCGTAAGAGGCTGCATGGTGATTAAACCCTATGGCTATGCCATCTGGGAAAAAATGCAAGCCGCTCTCGATAAAATGTTCAAAGATACTGGGCACGTGAATGCGTATTTTCCTCTATTCATTCCCAAATCCTTTTTCAGTAAAGAAGCTGCCCACGTTGAAGGTTTTGCCAAAGAATGTGCCGTGGTAACACATTACCGTTTAAAAACTTCGGACGATGGAAAAGGAATTGTAGTAGATGAAAATGCAAAACTGGAGGAAGAACTCATCGTACGGCCCACTTCCGAAACCATAATCTGGCACACTTATAAAAACTGGATTCAATCGTACCGCGACCTTCCTATCTTGTGTAATCAATGGGCCAACGTGGTTCGCTGGGAAATGCGTACCCGTTTGTTTTTACGCACCGCTGAATTTCTTTGGCAAGAAGGCCATACGGCACATGCAACGCAGGACGAAGCTGTGGAAGAAACAAAAAAAATGCTCGAAGTATATGCGCATTTTGCAGAGAACTTTATGGCTTTGCCTGTTTTGAAAGGCCTTAAATCGGCCAACGAACGCTTTGCAGGTGCACAGGACACTTATTGTATCGAAGCTTTGATGCAGGATGGGAAAGCCCTACAGTCGGGTACATCTCACTTCCTCGGACAGAATTTTGCTAAAGCATTTGATGTAAAATACCTTAGCAAAGAAAGCAAACTGGAATACGTATGGGCTACTTCCTGGGGAGTTTCTACCCGCCTGATGGGTGCACTTATTATGGCGCATTCCGACGACAATGGACTTGTGCTGCCACCAAAACTGGCTCCTTACCATGTAGTTATTGTACCGATTTATAAAACACCCGAACAACTTGCCGCAATTTCTGAACAAGCGCTTCAGCTAAAAAAGAACCTCGAAGCCAAAGGTATCACTGTAAAATACGACGACCGCGATACACATAAACCCGGCTGGAAATTTGCCGAATACGAATTAAAAGGCTTTCCGGTTCGAATTGCCATTGGGCCGCGCGACCTTGAAAACAGCACTGCCGAAATAGCCCGCCGCGACACCCTGGAAAAAGAAATTGTAGCACTTGAGAATATTGTCAATTATGTGCCCGATTTGTTGGAAGCCATTCAGGAGAATATCTACAAAAAAGCCTTTGATTTTCGCACAGAAAATACACGCAAAGCAGACACCTGGGATGAGTTTGTAGACCTCATTGAAAATAAAGGTGGCTTTGTATTAGCTCATTGGGATGGTACCACCGAAACTGAAGTAACTATAAAAGATAAAACAAAGGCAACCATTCGGTGCATTCCACTAGAACCTTCAGAGGAAGGACCTGGTAAATGTATATTATCCGGAAAGCCCTCAGCCCGAAGGGTAGTTTTTGCACGAGCATATTAA